In the Schaalia hyovaginalis genome, CTCGCGTGACCAGCGAGTTGAGCGCACGCGTTCTGCGTGAGCGTTTCGAGACGAGGATCGTTCCCTACCTTGATGACCTGCGCGAGCAGGCCCGCGATGACAGTTCATGGCCGCCGGTCCTCGTGTACACAGGAGGCCAACCGGGAGCAGGCAAGAGCAGGGCGAACGAGCGCGCCGCACAGGCGCGCCCTTCTCTCGTTCCCATCATCGGTGATGATTTGCGTCAGTTTCATCCCGCCTACGCGCAGATCATGCGCGATGACCCGGCCTCAATGCCAGAGCGCACGGCCCATGCATCGGGACAGTGGATCGCAATGTCCGCCCGCTACTTGCGTGAGCGCCGCGCTGACGTGCTCATCGAGACGACGCTGCGTTCCCCTGAGGCGATGGCGTCGACTATCGCCTCGTTTCGTGAGGCGGGCTACGTTGTCGAGATGCGCATGGTCGCAGTCCCTGAAGAAGTCTCGCGTCTTGCCACCATTGAGCGCTATGCCGGGCAAGTGACCTCGACGGGAGTGGGACGATGGACGCCCTCAGATATGCACGATGAGGCTTATGCGGCAGCCCCGCACACCGTTGAATGTCTCATTTCCTCGGGAGCCGTTGACCGGTTCGTCCTTGAAGACCGCGCGGGCCGAGTGCTTGTCGACTCCACGTACTTTGGTCTACGCGACGCCCAGCTTTCAGAAGCAGGGCGGAGCGCAGCCGAAGAATTCACCTCGCAACGCTCAGTCGATACCCTTGACACGCCGAGCGCGCTCGCTTGGATGCAGCAGGCCAGACGCCAGCTCGAATTCGTGCGCCACCTCGACCACCCAGACACTGACCTCATCGCCACCCTCACGCGCAGTCTCACTGTTGATGCGCCTGTTATCGCCGGAAGAGCGTATCGCGATGATCCCAACCGGGCAGGCGACGAGCTGGACTTCCTTCGCATCGCCGCTCGCATGTTCACTCTCCCCCACACGCAGGCACCGAAGGATGTTCCTTCGCTCCAGTCCCCTACAAACAGTCCGGCCCTTCGTTCAACGGAAGGACGCACTCACGGGAGGCAGGTGTGAGCGCACGTGTCGGGTATGCGCGAGTCTCTACGCGCGAGCAGAACCCGCAGGCCCAAGAAGCCCTTTTGCGGGAGGCCGGATGCGAGCGCATCTTCACCGACCACGGAGAATCAAGCCGCACGGTGGCGCGCCCCCAGTGGGAAGCGTGCTTGGACTACCTGCGCAGGGGCGACACCTTGGTGATCGTTGCTCTGGATCGCATCGCGGGCACAGAACGCATGGCGATCGAGATCATCCGCGACCTTGCTCACCGAGGCGTGCGCCTCAAAAGCCTCACTGAGGCTTTCCTTGACGTGGACACCTCCACGCCAATGGGAGAAGCGATCATCGGGATCATGGCGGTCCTAGCCCAGCTGCGCGTCGCCACGATCCGTGAAAACACAAGGCGAGGGCTCGAACACGCCCGCGCCCAAGGCCGGCGCGGAGGTCGCCCGACGGTGATGACACCTGAGAAGACCCAAGCCGCGCGCCTCATGCGCCAAAACGGCTACAGCTTCGCCCATATCGGCAAGAGTCTCGGTGTCGGCGCATCCTCCGTCGCACGCGCACTCTCCCGACCCGAAACCACCGAACCGGCGCAGCAATAGCTCAAGCGTCGGCCATACTTGCCCACTCTCATTGCGGTCACGCGCTGTGTGTGCACGCTCGACGTATCAGCATGAACACTCACGCTGAATCAGCAGAATCCGCAAGCCCCATGACCGACGCCAAGGGTGGCGAAGAGGAGACAGAAAACAGCCTGTACTATCCGAACATCGACGCGTTCGTCGAGCAGTACCTCGCCCCGATGTACGACCTACCCAAGACGCAAAACCGGGTCTGGTGCCGACAGTGGTGGCGGCACGAAGGTGCGGTGATTCGCCTGCACGCCCTGTGGTTGTCATGGGAAGAGACCCGCGTGCACGAGTCGCCCGGCACGATGGCCTCGTGGATCCTGAACATCGCCGATCCGATGATGGCGGTCTTGTTCAATCCAACTTCGGGCCCGTTCATCGGCTGCTCTGAGGATCGCGGCCACGAGTCCGAGCGCCCGCATTCTGATGGGCGGCTCCCCTGCGATCCCCCACCCACCGGCCTGTTCGACCCGAGGCAGTAATCCCACACGCCCGAGCGGGGCGCTCTTTTGTGTGAGCGCCCCGCTCATGGCGTGCGTTAGAGGGTCTGAGAGCGTTTGTGGCGCATTTTGTTGGCCCGATACGACGAGACTGTGCTCCCTTTCCGCCCCTTCTTCGCCTGCGACACGAAAGTCTTGCGTGCTGGGGCGTGCAGTGACGTGTCCGCAAGCAGGGCGCCGTGAAGCGCGTGAACATCTTGACCGGCCGACGCGTGTGCTTTCTGGGTGATCCATTCGGCCCTGGCTTGCGCCGAATCCCAGGTGACCACACTGCGGGTCGCCTCAGCACTCTCCGTATCTGCCCTTGGCACCTGCACGTTATCGGCCGGGGCCGTCGCCTCGGCTTCGTCGACGCGTTCGCGCGCGTCGACCGTCTTGGGGTGCTGGGCCTCGCTCTGAGCGTCGGCACGACCTGCGTGCTTGTCGCACTCACGCGCAGCGAGCGCCGCTTCCGGATCCCACGGGGCGAACGCGCGCGCCGCCTGGACGGCCTCGCGGACATCGTCTACACGAGTCGACGGGTCGTCCCAGAATCTTGGGTCTAAGGCGCGTCGGTACAGGCGCTGCGCCGCATCTCTCTCCACGTCAAGAGTCCGCCGGAGGCTTTCCACACCCTCATGCGAGATCCGGGCCGCGCGTGCCAGGGTCGCGGCGCGTCGTTGCGCCACGGATTCCCCCACCCTCAAAGCAGCGCGGACGATCTTTTCGACCTCCTGGTGCTGAAGGTCGCCAATACGTTCATCTGTCATGCGTGCGCTCCCTTTTCTTTCTTTTCTGTCTTCCAGTACGGAATCAATGCTGCGAGGAGGGCCGGCGTGCCCGAGGCGAACACCCATGCCCTTCCCGCCGGTAGAGCCTGCAAGTCGGCGACCGTAGCGATCGGCCGTTGCTGGGACTCTCGCGAGGTCGACGTCGACCGTCCTTGCGCGGACGTCGACATCGATCTCGAGTCGACGTAGTGCACGCCAATCAGATCTGACAGCTGCGCCAGGAAGTCGCGCTCAGAGACGCCTCCCCCGTAGACTTTCACATTGGACGCGCTCCAGAGTTTACGGATGCCGGCATCCCCCCAGGCGTGCGCGCCCTGGCTCCACGACTGAAGGATCGTGTCGACGCAGATCCCACGAGACCCGAAATGGCTATACAGGTCGGGAAGATCACGCCATCTACACACATTCGCTGCCTCGTCGAGCTCAATGAGCATCGGGGTCGCCATCCTGCCGTTAGGTTGGCCTTTCGCGTGAAGGAGGGCCGCCTGCACGACGGCCACCGTCAACGCCGTCACGATCGGCGCCGCTGACCCTTTGCCTTCTTGAGACAGGCAGTAGAGCGTGTCCGTGGAGGCGACGAACTCCTCTGGCAAAAACTCGACTCCACCGGGTTCTACCCATGCCAACGCCTCCTCGTTGAGGAGAAAGGAGAGGATCTGTCCAGCCGACCCGTAGACGCCCGACCTGGTTTCCGCCACCAGGCTCATGTTCGCCGCCAGGGACTGGTAGACCATCTGTTCGCCGCTGCGCTCTAGAATCCGCAGCGGCTCCCGATCATCCGGGTCGGTGACCCACCGGTACACGTCCCGCAGGCTCTTGTCCCCGCGGCCGCCGGCCAAGAGGAGCGCCGTGACAACATCGCGAGCCGCCCCGTCAAAATAAGCGTTGGTCGTAGCGTTGGCGGCCCTCGTCGAATCCACGAACACTTGCGCCAGATCCTTGGCTTCGACCGCATTCGTCACCTGCCGAAGCGGGTTCCACCACCAGGAGCGTTCCTCATCGCAAATGCCCTGGGGGTCAAACACCCACACGCGGCCTCGGTCGGCACGCTTCTTCCGTGTCGAGTCGACGATGTCGCGCTTGTTCGAGGTCGCGACGACGGCGCCGGGGGCCGCGAAAATACGCGGAACCACCCAGCATGTCGTCTTACCGGTCCTGGGGCCCGAGATGTTGATGCCAACGTCCTCAAATGAACTCACGAGCTCCACGCCGCCTACGACCGACCGGCCGATCGGAAGCCCCACCACGGGGCCCGCCACGCGCAGGCGTTCTGCTTTCTTCGCTGCGGCCTGGCGGGTCAGCGCATGGATGTCTGATCCTGAGCCCGCAAGGCGAGCCGCACGGTCCCCTCGGCGCCGCCCCGTCATTCTCGCCGACACGGCACCCGCACCGACGAACACACACCCCACGAGGAGTGCGACACCCAGCGACCATACGAGAACGGCACGAGGAAGATCTCCGCGCACGACAGCGGCGAGCACCTCGAACGGCTTGGCAGGGGCGGCCTGGCCCGAGTGCCAGCTCCACAAGCGAGCCCCCGCCCACACGACCCCCGCAGCGCAAAACGCAACGACGGTCCCTCCGACGAACAGAAGTGTCTGGCCGTCCCACGTGCGCATGTCGTCGCGCAGGCTCATGCGTGCATCTCCCATCGCTGGTTGGTGTTCGACAACCCGCGCGACACTTCAGAGTGCACGAAGTCGACACGCAAAGCGAACCCCGGAGCACCAGAGGTTTTCAGGAGGAACTTGCCGCGCCCCACAGGAGCAGACTCCCTGCCGGTCGCCGGGTCATAGGTGCCCGGCGCGTTCCACGAGGCAAGCAGGTCCTGCTCTGCTTGGCTCACCGCCACAACCCCAGAGAGCAAGTCCATTTCGCGCGCGGGCAGGCCGCCGAGGAACAGCATCTTCGACCGCTCCACGAAACCGAGGGCTTTGAGACGGTCTGCTTCCGAGTCCAAGGCAGCGAAGTCACTCATCGAGTGGGTAATCATCATCTGCCCCACACCCACACTCCGGTTGAGTCTGGTCAGAGCGTCGACCCGGTCGACCAGGCCAGACGAGGAGCGAAGGGTCCGCCATAGTTCATCCATGACGATCATGTAGCGGCGCCTGGGGGCCGCTCCCGCATCCGCGAGACTTTGGGCGATCTCCACGGTGGCAAACCCATAGGACCAGCACGCCAGCAGGACAGCGGCCTGAAGGTCAGCATCGGCCTGGAGGAGTGAGTGCACATCGAAGACGACGCTGCGGTCCATCATCATCGGCGTCGTCGTCTCCACCGCGAACAGTTCCCCAAACCTGCCTGACAGCAGAGCCATAAGGGAGGCTTCCAGCGCTTCAGTGATCTCCCTGTAGTGCGTGTCATCGCCCCGGTCCAAGGCCGCACGGCGAAGCTCGGCTGGCCCTTCTCGCACCACGTCAAGAACGTGAGCGAGCCTAGGGCGCTCATAGCGCTCTTCGACGATCCGGATCGCCTCATCGAGGATCGTCTCTTCCCTGTCCGTGGGAGCCGACCGGCGGATGATGTGCACGAGGGAGGCGACGAGTGTTTTCTTGCGTTCGTGCGCTTCGGCCTCCAAAGCGTCGGCCTCTTCCGCGGCCCCCGCGTCTCGCAGCAGGTGTGCCGCTTCGACACTGTTTCCCGCGTCCAACGGATTGATCCCACCCTTGCCGTGTCCGATCTCAATGACCTGCGCGCCGAGTGCTTCCATGAGATCCACGTAATCCGGCTTGATGTCGCCCAGCACCATCGTGTGCATCCCGAACGCCTCTAGGCCTTCGATCATGCGGCGCACGAGCGAAGACTTGCCCAAGCCGTTCAGGCCGAGCACCATCGCCGACGGCGCTGAGATCAGGCCCTTCTCGAACCAGCTGATCGGGTCTGCGCAGATTGTGCCCGTCCCATTTGTCGCCCGCCCCAGGGGAACGCCGACCAGGGGTGCGCCAGACCCGACAACGAGCGGGAACAGCCCGCAGACCTGCCTGGTCGTCCCCCGGTAGGGGCGGATGATCGGCATGGATGCGGCATACCCTCCGCCCGGCCTCTTCCAGCCCCGCTTCATGGCCCCACCCGTACCGGCCCCGGTCAGTTCTGCAAGCAACTGACCCACAAACCCGAAGATGCTCACAATGCGCCTCCCAGCCGCTGACCAGTCGGGCGCACGCCCACAGGCAAGCCGAGCGCGAAGGCGCTATCTTGCGCGCCGTACGCAAGCCTGACCTGGAGGCGCGACGCGGCCGCCAAGGCCGTGACCGCAGAAGACGTGTCCTCCATGTCCTCACTCATCGTCGTGGCCGTAATCACCATCCCGAAGTCCACCAATCCCGCGCCTGCCGCCTCTTCGGCCGCGACCTGTTGCGCCGCGTGCAACTCATTGAGTGAGCGGGCGGTGGGCCGGCCCATTGTCTCCACGCGAGCGCGCGCCTTGTTGAGGTCTGCCTCCACGACTCCTGGGGCTTTGCCCGCGTCCATCGGCCGATACAGGATCGTCACCCGCTTGCGCGCCACATCCGCGTTGGCTGACAAGATCGTGCGCAGGATCGACGACTGAACCACACCCCTCGGGGGTGCAGACACCACCCACGAGCGAGAGCGCCCCGAATCATGCACGTAGGTATCCCACTGAGCATGAGCCGTCACCGGGCCCGCGTCCCCCCACGACACATGCACCTCCTCGCCGGCCGCCGCCGCGTCCTCGAACAACTCTTCACACGCCGGGTCGTAAGCGACGCGCACCAGGCGCACCACCTCATCGACCGTCATCAGATGCACAGCCCCAGCCCCCGCCGCCACAAGCGTTTGTGTGAGCCCCGGAAGCCGGGTCCCAATGTCGCGTGCCGCCTGATCGAACTGGCGACGCTTAGCTCCCATCCGCGCCGGGTCAAACACCACAGTGATCCAGGTACGCACCTGCGCTGACCCCGCCTTGTACTCCTCGACCACCTCACGCATGATTTGACGCGCCAAATCAGGCGCATCCGGGCTCATACGACGCGTCACTTCACGGTCAAGCCGCGACCCTGTATCCGGAGACGTCTCCACGCACACCGATGCGCCCACGATCCCCAGCTCTCCGCCCAGATCAGCCAGCCACTGACCCCAGTAGGCGACCTGAAGATCCACATGCTCCGTGTCCAGCAGATCAGCCCCCGAAGGCGCAACCTTGAGGACGACAGCGAGACTGCCGTCCGCGTGACGGATCAACGCAAAAGGGCGATCATACGAGTCAACCTGACTCGACAGGGTCGAGGCCGACAAGACTCCCGGCAACATGCAGTGACCAGAAGCGACAGAGGCGGGAGCAAGCGGCCCCGACCGATAGATGTTCTCCTTCTTACGCGATGCCCTCCAAAACCTCATCGTCTCCCCCATCCTGTCTGCAAGAGAAATACCGTGCCTGTCTTTGACTGAAATGGCCCAGATCGCGCCCGCCGACACCGCGCCCACGAGCGTCGACCACAAGGGACCCGCCAGCGCGTAGACGAGGACCATGAGGATCATGGCGACAAGCACACCCATCGACGCAGCGAATGAGAGTTGCCCAAACCCCGCAGCCGACGGCCTGCGCCAATTCCCATACGTCCTGGGGCCTTCATGTTCACCGCTACTCATTCCTTCGCCACCCCCGCAGCACCCGTCGCCGCATCACTCGCTGTCTTCGTCACCTCGGAGGCGACCTGCGCCCCTGCGATCACAGCCGCCGCCACACCACCTGTCGCCACCGTCGCTCCCGCAGCCGCCGCACCACCCGAGGCGGCACCGCCTGCTGCGCCGCCGCCGGCGCTCGCAGGTGCGCCGGCCGAGGCACCGCTGCTCGCCGAGGCGCCACCCCCGTGGGTCGGTGCCGGCGAGGATGCGGGGGCCGGCGTCGACGATGATGATCCCGCCGCGCCACCACCCCCAGCGGGTGACGGCGAGGATGCTCCCGCCCCGCCTGAATGCACCGACGCCGTATGGGACGAATGCATCGACATGATCGACCCGGTCGCCATCGCACCCATCACAGCCGTATCCCCCACGCCAGGGCCTCCCTGGCTCATCGCCGCCGACGCGGGCACCACAAACCCGATCAACGCCGGCAACACCAACACCGCAGCGACAAGTAGGAGAATGCCCATGATGAACGTCGTCACGTCATCACTCGACCACTGATCCGCAAACCCCGCACGCGACGTGAGCTTGATTGCCACCGCGTACACGATGGACGCGGCAGGCTTATACAGGACGAACGCCACCAGCCACGTGACATTCTTGGTGAACCATGAGCGTCCCCAGGTCGTGTTCGTGCATGCCGCACTGATCGGCAAGATGCCGACCAGAATGACGAGGAAGGCCGAGCGGAGCATCATCATGCCGATCTGCACAACGTTCGCGATGATGCCGAACAGCCCCAAGATGATGATGAGGATCGGGCCGAGGGTGCCTGTGTATTGTCCAGCGAGCAGGCCCCCTTGAAACAAGGAGAACGCGAACTGGGTCCCATCCCCTCCCGTTGCCTCATCCAAGATCCACTGGGAAAACGCGTCAGCCGCCTGGATCAGATAATGCACGATGCCGATCCCTGCGACAGCGACCGTCATATACGTCAGCACCGCCGACATCAGATCGCGCAGCGGACGGCCCGACCGGCCTGTCGCCAGCTGGATCCCCGCAGCGATCACGGACACCATCACCGCCGCGATCACGAACACATACAGGTGCGACTGGACGAACACCGCCTCAGAAGACCCACCCCTCAAATCAGGGGTGTCAACCTCCACCCAAAATGTTCCGATTCGCACGAGAGTGTCCGTGAGCGTCTCGAACACGCCGTCCGCCCACGATTTCAGCACCGTGTTCGAGGCGGCCCGTCCCACTCCCCCAATGATCGCGGCCGCATTATTCGTCGCACACGCGAAATCGAACGGGACACACAGTTGAAGATCTTCCGCTGCGAGAAGGTCATGTCCCATCATCACCAGCTCCACTCGATAAAGCCCGCAGGCAAGCCAGCAGAGTCAAGGCGTGACGCTCCCCAGTTGTTCCCCTCGGGCCACGTGAACTTCCAATCCCCGTCCGTGTATTCCATCTTCATCGGCCACGTCAGCCACGCACCCGCCGAGGACGCAGAATCCACCACGAGGACCACAAGGACCACCTCCTCGCTCCACTGCTCCGACCAGAACCCGTGCACACGGATCCCCTCCGGTTCCGTCCCCGCCTGCGAGTCGGGAGTCAACGCCAACGCCTCACGCGCGTTCGCGTCATCCACCGCACGCGTCCGAATCACCTCAGCCACACTGGGCCCACGCGCGATCCAGTTCAACGCATTCGCCGCAGCAACAACCGCCCCCTCTTCTGATGGGGCGTAACAGCCCGGCACCCCCTCACGCACACGCGGGCCCGCAGGCGACACAAACGTCGGGACCGTATCAATGGTTTCCACGCGCCCCAAGGGCGCGGCCGTCAACCGGCCATCGTCGAGCCCGCCGGTCGGCGCGCACACGCCCGCTCCCCCGCTCTCACCCGAAGCGCCAGCATTACTGGCATTACCAGCATTGCCAGCGTTGTCGGCGTTGCTGGCGTTGTCACTCATGCCCGCGTTGCTGGCCCCCGTATCCGCCGGGCCAGGCCCCGCCACCACCACCCACACGACCCCCACCACCAGGGCGACCAGAGCAATCGCCGAGAGGAGGAAGGCCGGGCGAGCGAAAGGATGCCGCTCAGGCATCACAGGATCATCGCGCGTCATCATCCGAACAACGCGACAATCGCACGGACCAGACCCGCCGCACTCGCGATGAGCATCGCACCCACCGCGACTTTCCCGATCTGATGCACATGCTCAGACGAGGTCCCCCGATGATTCGCGATCGCCAACGCCGAACCCGCGACGATGAACCCGACGATCGCGACCACAAGACCACCCCACATGAACCACGACAACAGCGTGTTCACAGGCCCTTCCAGGTTCGGAGGCGGCGTCGGGTGCGGATCCAACTCACTGCCCAGCACACTCATGAGAATCTTCATGCGTTTTCCTTCCGTAAAGCGAGAACCTCATCGAGGACCCGCGCGAACGCCCGAGATGGCGTTCCCACCTCGGCACGCACACTCAATCGCCACGCCCCCACCCAAGGGGCATAGATCGTGGTCGGGAACGCTCCCGCCGTCTTCTCTGCTGCAAGCCGCAGAGCCTTCGGGAGGCGTCCGGGAATGTCGGGCACGATGAGCAGACCGACAAGGTTCACGCCCGGGACCGCTCCGGCCGCCCACTGCATCCCCGCCTTGCGGGCCGCCTCCAGGCCTGCCATGTTCGACCGGCACACAACGAGCACGTCAGCCTCACCACCGGTGATGCTCGGCCACGCACACCCGGCGTCCCCCGCGTCGACCAAGCTCGCCCAGGTGGACGTACCCGCCCCGCCGTGAGCGCCGACCAGCCAGAACCTCTGGCGCGATTCAAGGGACGGATACGAGCGTTCCAACGCAAACGGCGCCGCAACGTCTGCGCCGGCCTTCCATACCCCAACCGCCTGACGCGCAGGCAGCGTCTGCTCGGTGGGCACACGCTGTACGTTGTCGCGACGAGCAATCCACGGATTCTCGCTTTCAGGCATACAAACCATCACCGTCCCTTCCTGCACATACGTCAGATGAGGACACACAGGAGGCAGTAGTGACAGAACACACCCGGCCAACGTGGCCGAAGATCCGCATTGACGTTGACGACCTCGGATCAGTTCATCTCTTCGTCGCCGGAGTACATAGACAGAACGTCATTCCCTCGCGGACTGCACGCCAGCAGGCAATGGACGCAGTCGTCGACCTCGCACGACGCTACGCCCGCCCCCTCGACGTCGATGCCACCGACGAGCACGGCACTTTCCACATGACCGTCCATCCCGACGGGCACATCGACGAGAACGCCTACACACCCCGCAGCGACTCCGCAGGGACTACCTCCGCACAGGGGGCCTGATGAAAGCCCCGCATCTGCTCCCCCAGTTCGCCTTCGTCCTCGGCGACGAAGACGTCAACCTCGACGAGCTCGAATGGCGCCATCCCTTGCTCGCCACCGACTACGACCTCGCCTACGAGCAGGCACTGGACCAATGCGAAGCAATCGGCCTCGATCCGACGGCCACCACAATTCGGATCTATTTCCGCCTCCAGGCCGTCGGCTACACGCCCTGGGCGCCTGTCGACGACCAGACCGACTACCGCGCACTCATCGCCCGCATCGACCCGATCATCGAGCTCTGACCAGCCCAGAGCAGGGTCTCAAAATGAGACCCTGCCCCCATAATTCCCATTTTGTAACGCACTTCACATTCTCGGGGCGAACATGCGCCCAGCCAACACAGCCACGACAGACCCGCACGCCAACCCACGACATCAACCTCGCCCGACAAGGCAGGGTCTCAAAATGAGACCCTGCCCTCACACATTTCAATTTGTGAGGCATTTCATAAATCGGGGGTGTTTATGCTGCTGATCGCCACTGGCGCACCAGGGCCGCGCACCGACCGGCGATGTCGGCGTCATCCAGGTCGAGAATGCCTGCCGTGGTGCCCCGGCGTGACCCAACCAAGAGTGTCATCCACGCCCGGGCGACCGTGGGATCGATCCCCAGGTCCGCCAGCCGCACATCCGCACCGGCGATCGCGTGGCGCCGGCCCGGGTCACCGCAAGCGATCTCTGCGATCCGGCGCGTGCCGGCCCAAGCGATTGTTTCGTCCATGCCGGCCGACACCAGACCGTCCACGATGCGACGCAACGGTCCACTGACGTCATCGAGGGCGACCCACCGGTCCCTCTCGACAGGCGCCGGATCGTTGGCGCTCACGTCGGGCAGGGTCTCGACGGGGATCGGACGAGAGGCGAATGCGACATCACGAGTCAGACCCCGACGCACCACGATCGTGGTCCACAAGCCCCACGGCCTGCGCGAGGCAATGAGCTCATCAGCATTGTCACGCAGGGCCTGCCAGGCCAGCGCGATCGTATCGGTGAGCGCCTCATCAAAGCCCATCCCGGATGCCATCGCGTGGCGGATCGGCGCCCAGAATTGCCGGGGCCCCTCAGCGACCAGTGTCGCCCCAAGACACTGGGCCGCTTCCCCCGTCCATCCGCTGGCTTGAGCTGCGTGCAGCGCCTCACGCAGGCCGTCATTATCGTTCTTGCCGATCGGCCGGGCATCACCGAGGCTCAGCGGGACCGCCTCGACCATCGGCTCAGACGAGGCCGCCTCCTCGGGCGCGAAGCGGAGCTCGAACACGGACGCCGCTTGCCGATCATTCATGCGCCTACCATATCGACGCACCAATCCCAGCTCCTCGAGCTGAGCCAACGCACGGAACACGCTCGCCCTGCTCCGGCCGGTCGCCTCCACAAGCCAGTCGATCGAGCAGATCGCCGCTCCACGACAGTCGGCCAAACGCCCGAGCTCACCCATGACCAGACGGGCCGTGGGCGAGACGCCGTGCAGTCCGCGCAGCTGGCCATGCCAGGAGATGATCTTCACGCCGACGCACCGCCCTCGCCGCGTCGATCCATCGCGATCCGCGTCCACGTCGCCCAGTTCGCGTCGGGCATCTCGGCCGCCACCTGCGCGACCAGCGCGTCGAACTCGGCGTCAACCACGTCATCGACCAGCGCCTCGACCTGACGATCCTGGCTGGCGCGCAACGCCGCGAGCCGCTCGCGATCACGGCGCTCAGCCTGCTCGCGCAGCCGCTCAGGCGCCGCCTGCGGATCCACATTCGCCTCCAAGCGGGCCGCCACCAAAGCGGCCAAGCGATGCACCCGGAAAGGCAAGCGCTGGTCCATGAGCTGGCGGATCTGGCCCGGAGCCCAGCCAGCATCGAGACGCACACGCAGCATCTGGGCCACGCGGCGAGCACCCTGGCGATCCAAGGCCTGCAACGCGGGCGGCAAACACGCCGCCACGAGGAGCCCATCATCCTCGCTTGAGCCCCCAGCACGCTTGACGTCAGCCTCCAGGGCATCGAGAGGCTCCCCTGGCACCGGA is a window encoding:
- a CDS encoding helix-turn-helix domain-containing protein, encoding MKIISWHGQLRGLHGVSPTARLVMGELGRLADCRGAAICSIDWLVEATGRSRASVFRALAQLEELGLVRRYGRRMNDRQAASVFELRFAPEEAASSEPMVEAVPLSLGDARPIGKNDNDGLREALHAAQASGWTGEAAQCLGATLVAEGPRQFWAPIRHAMASGMGFDEALTDTIALAWQALRDNADELIASRRPWGLWTTIVVRRGLTRDVAFASRPIPVETLPDVSANDPAPVERDRWVALDDVSGPLRRIVDGLVSAGMDETIAWAGTRRIAEIACGDPGRRHAIAGADVRLADLGIDPTVARAWMTLLVGSRRGTTAGILDLDDADIAGRCAALVRQWRSAA